The genomic interval CATCTCGGATGTCACGTAGTGTGACTCAACTATCCATAGAGTTGGCCGAATCTCCAAAAGAAATCCCGCATGAATTTGTTGATATCTGAAGCTCACGTTTGAGTATATGTGATGTTCCTCATCAAAGCCCTCAGAACTCGTATCCATAGCCTCCTCCAATGCGACCAGTGAGCCCGAACAAATCAGCGATCCATCCCAGAAATCCCACAAACCAGCCTAGAAACCCAAAGATCAGAAGATCCGGCGTGCCAAAGATGCGTTCTTTGAACTTCAGTCCGGGGACCTTCTGCTCCAACGTCCTCGGCTCGTCGAGATAGTAGTTGAAGCGCGTCCCCATCAGCTTGAACGTGGAATTGAGAAAGAAGCTGGCAGTGTAATAAGTGAGCGATCCAATAGCATCGAATCGGATCTCGCCGTGGACTCCGCGCTGCCGAAAGTAGTTCACGATCCGTCGCAAGAGGCCGTACATCTCGTCAGGGGTGAGGTACGGCGTCAAACCCTCGAAAAGAATCAGCACCGGTCGATCTGTGGGGATCTTGCAGTTGCTGAGCCACGCATCGTCGTGAATGTTCGGATCAATCAATCGGTATTCGCCCTTGCCAGTATCCGGATCCTTCATAACCTGCCGTCGAAGCTCAATTACATCATGCCTATCGGCGTCGATCCACAAGCGACCCTCGCCCTGCCATTTGACGCGAAGACTACGCGAGTCCATGCCGCATGCCAGGTGTAAGACGGTAGCCGGGCCTAAATTCCTCCTCAGAAACCTTTCGGTGCAAATGTCGAGCATGC from Colletotrichum lupini chromosome 2, complete sequence carries:
- a CDS encoding O-methyltransferase → MPSSDSSGGLGKGKVTLSGAQETLLLTLFARAKDAESSRPILNDQYALDIVSQIKDQGYDFKRTTAGGPTTVMFASSVSMRARMLDICTERFLRRNLGPATVLHLACGMDSRSLRVKWQGEGRLWIDADRHDVIELRRQVMKDPDTGKGEYRLIDPNIHDDAWLSNCKIPTDRPVLILFEGLTPYLTPDEMYGLLRRIVNYFRQRGVHGEIRFDAIGSLTYYTASFFLNSTFKLMGTRFNYYLDEPRTLEQKVPGLKFKERIFGTPDLLIFGFLGWFVGFLGWIADLFGLTGRIGGGYGYEF